In the Hordeum vulgare subsp. vulgare chromosome 7H, MorexV3_pseudomolecules_assembly, whole genome shotgun sequence genome, one interval contains:
- the LOC123411228 gene encoding ADP,ATP carrier protein 1, mitochondrial-like — MDELRPPSVVQKLHGQSMLLRQISSFAMRSPVIDNAHFARNFSVTKYHQTNGSIGRLPLNTPSPMRAPAPEEKGFSGFMIDFLMGGVSAAVSKTAAAPIERVKLLIQNQDEMIKSGRLSHPYKSIGDCFSRTIKDEGVVALWRGNTANVIRYFPTQALNFAFKDHFKRMFNFRKDKDGYWKWFFGNIASGGAAGASSLLFVYSLDYARTRLANDAKAAKVGGQRQFDGIVDVYRKTLASDGVRGLYRGFNVSCVGIIVYRGLYFGMYDSLKPAVLVGSLEDNLLASFLLGWGVTMGAGLASYPIDTVRRRMMMTSGESVKYKNSMDAFKKIVAEEGAKSLFKGAGANILRAVAGAGVLAVYDKLQVVVFGKKYGSGGG, encoded by the exons ATGGATGAACTGCGCCCTCCATCTGTGGTCCAGAAGCTCCATGGACAGTCCATGTTACTCAGACAAATTTCTTCTTTTGCCATGAGAAGTCCTGTAATCGACAATGCACATTTTGCGCGCAATTTCTCTGTGACAAAATACCATCAGACGAATGGAAGTATTGGGCGTTTGCCTCTCAATACACCATCCCCGATGCGTGCCCCCGCGCCCGAAGAGAAGGGGTTTTCTGGATTCATGATTGATTTTCTAATGGGTGGAGTTTCTGCTGCCGTCTCTAAAACGGCGGCTGCTCCAATTGAGCGTGTTAAGCTCTTGATTCAGAACCAGGATGAAATGATCAAGAGTGGCAGGCTCTCTCATCCTTACAAAAGTATAGGTGATTGCTTCTCCCGCACAATAAAAGATGAGGGTGTGGTTGCACTTTGGAGGGGTAACACAGCCAATGTTATCCGTTACTTCCCGACTCAG GCCTTGAACTTTGCCTTCAAGGACCACTTTAAGCGAATGTTCAACTTTAGAAAGGACAAGGATGGGTACTGGAAGTGGTTCTTTGGCAACATAGCTTCCGGAGGAGCCGCCGGTGCTTCTTCTCTGTTGTTTGTGTATTCTCTCGATTACGCTCGAACTCGTCTCGCCAATGATGCCAAGGCTGCAAAGGTGGGTGGCCAGAGGCAGTTCGACGGCATCGTGGATGTCTATCGCAAGACCCTTGCTAGCGACGGTGTCCGCGGCTTGTACCGTGGGTTCAACGTCTCTTGTGTGGGCATCATCGTTTATCGAGGTCTTTACTTCGGAATGTACGACTCCCTCAAGCCCGCGGTTCTCGTCGGTTCTCTTGAG GATAACTTGCTTGCCAGTTTCTTGCTTGGCTGGGGCGTAACGATGGGTGCTGGGCTCGCCTCGTATCCTATCGATACCGTGCGCCGCCGTATGATGATGACATCTGGTGAGTCCGTGAAGTATAAGAACTCCATGGATGCTTTCAAGAAGATCGTCGCCGAAGAGGGTGCCAAGTCCCTCTTCAAGGGTGCTGGCGCCAACATCCTTCGTGCCGTTGCGGGTGCTGGTGTCCTCGCCGTCTATGACAAGCTCCAGGTGGTCGTCTTTGGCAAGAAGTATGGATCCGGTGGTGGCTAA